The Nicotiana tabacum cultivar K326 chromosome 5, ASM71507v2, whole genome shotgun sequence sequence TCATGATCTACTAGCTATTTTAAGGAGGACGTGTCAATCAAACATACTATACTATTTCCACAAATTACTACTTTCAGTTGACACAACTTTTTGATATGTATGTTGTTCTAAAAGGAGGAGGCTACTATTTCTTAAAGACAAGGTAGAACCTAATTTAAACGTGAAGTATTTGAAACTATAGTCAATGTTGTTATTCATATTCACATGTAAATTATATTGTTGAAGtataaaagaacaaaaacaattgTCAAGCTTAATGTTTGATACATTAGACAAATTGCATAATTAAAGTTGTTTGAACATTCTTTTCAAATTTTATTATATAActtttataaaatttctaaacaattttaTACTTATTTTATGGAGTATACGTGCAACGCGCGTATGCAgaactagtatatatataaaactgtGTATAATCAATATGTAATCTATCTATACCGTAAATCTAACCGGCTACTTGTGTAAAGATTcaataaaatatttaaagcaTATATTTGAATGGGCGAAGTGCAGAAGCAGCCAGTCTTAGGGttgctatttagagattagccCGTACTTATTTTGTCCCAAATTTTTGAACTGAAAATCATAATTTCAGGATAATTCAAGATATTTGTAtgaagaattaactcaaatagtcgtctatccaaccacttaaattaaaaatagccggtGAGCTATTTCTGTAAAGATCCCTATTTGTATCTCAAAAATTGAACCGAAAAACTGAAATCAAGAATGTAATGACTAATTCCTAAATAGAAGCATGTAGAATGGCTACCTAGTGTCATTTCTACTATATTTGAATGGGCTTGGGCCTTCTACTATATTTAAACGGACTGGGCCGAAGCCTTAACCTATAGCGGGCTGGACGTGAAACAAACGACTGGAGCCCAAATTCGAAGAGCCCTTCTACCTAAAACCCAGTTGCTAAACCCTCCCCTGCAAACTTCCTCTTCCCCTCTATTCCTGCAGAATCGAACTGTGACTATCTTTCTCCTTTTCTCCCTTTAGCACTGAATGATAGATATCTCCTTTGTCATAAACCAAAACAGATTTCAGTTCAAACTTATTAATCTATATTTGCTTCTCATAGCTCAATTTGCTCCACTAATTAAGAAGTTACAACCAAAAAATCAAAAGCAGTAAAACCATCCATGGCTTCTTCTACGTTAacaaagaagcagaaaaagagaGACAAATACTCACTTTCCGAGCTCAAAACCCTAGGTCACCAGCTTCTTTCTTCAAGAGCTCACGTCAACAATCTTCCTCTTCTCCTCTCGTTTATCACACCCACCACTCGTCCCCAATACGCCCTCGAATCTCTCCTTTCTCTTCAATCTTTCTTCATTCCTTTGCTTCCTCAACTCCCTTCTTCTTCCGTCTCCTCCTCCGACTCCCAAAATGATCCGGAGTTCATTTATCGAATATGGGTTCGTTCCAAGTTTGACGACTTCGTTCAATCCCTACTGGATATTGCTACCTGTTCGCAATCCGATGAAGCACTTAGAGTAAGGACAAGTTCGACtgttaacctttttttttttaattttaaattgtcTAATTTCAGTGGATTATGATATGTGTGTTAATTGTATATTGGGTGATTAGGAAGTTGTGTTGGACACGTTGATGGAGTTTGTGAAAGTTGGAAATGGTGGGAAGTTTCACTCTGCTATTTACCACAGGCTTCTTCATATCTTTGTAAGTTACAGCTTATTTGGATGGTGGTTACCCATCATTTCATAATGTATAGTTTTGTACTGTATATTAGTTTGTGAATACAGCGTTTGATTAAATATAGTGGCCACTGCTTTGTTGTTGCACTGGTTCTGTTATTTTTTTCTGCAAGGAACTTGATTGAAGATAGTTTGTTTGTCTTAAAATGTTGCAGGTTCATTCCTCTCTCGGGGATGATGATATTTTGCCTGAATTGCTGGCATCAAAGTATTTTAAGTACATTGATATCCGGTATGATGACTATGTCCTCAAATGATTATGTTTacttgagtgtgtgtgtgtgtgtgtgtgtgttttgggggggggggggttgttgaGTAAAAGTAGGAGATTTTAAGGAGAAGGGAAGTAGGGGAATTTCTTAATTCTACTTTTAGCATGGCTAAGATACACTCCCATATGCTGAGACTTCAATAAAAATTCATATAGTTCTGTCTGTTTGGTCCCTTGCTCCTGTTGGTTGCGTTCCTGTTGTAATCAGCTTAGCATTTCAAATATACGATTAGCAGATACATTTTTACATGTTATTCTGATTTGTTCGCTTCTTTCATCAGATATTTTACTTATATCAGCATGGAGAAGCTTTCTCGAACTGTAGAAGCCATAGTTATCTCTGGTATCACTACATTATTTTATTCCATATTGATATCCTGTCTTTACctcctttatttttcttgaactTGTTTTCATGCCTTTTTGGTGTTTCCACCATCAAGACGATAAAAATGAGAGCCCAGACACCATCGATGTGGACAAGCCAAAATCAAGGTTGGTTTTAGTTATCTGAGTGATGCTGATTGCCTTCAATGAGTAATTACTTAATGGAGAACACACTCTTTTATCACTTGGACAATGCAACATTTTTTCCTACACAAATAATGTgttaactatttttctttttattgggTGCTGATTGTTTCAACAACATTTCATTAATTATGGTAGATAATTGAGCTACAGAAAGTAAAGGCAACTAATGTTGTTGCACTATGATTATGTCACCTGCTTTTGATGCTTCAGGTTGATTTATTTATCCAGAAACTGTTTGTTCGTTGATCGTTTTACTTGCTTAAAAGGATCAAGTTTAGAattacttttcatttttcttaaattttaaagAGGCACCCCTAAACTGAATATACAGATAGCTAGGATGGTAGAGAAACATAGGTCTGACAAAGGATCAGCTAAATTATACTAGTATTTGCCAAGTTTATCTTCATGACACCGTATTCGCAGAACTTAGAGATTTGGAAATGGTTGCTTTGGCAAGCTGttcaatttctttttatttttttatttatttttggctttgtACACTGTTTTATCGCCTTTTTAAATTCAGGATATTTTTCTAACTATTTAGTTTACTGTAGAAGTCTTTTCTTTTTCATCCTTATCCTGAAATGTTTCTAAACTCTACTGCATATTGAATACTTTACTAGTCAATTTTTCTGGAAGTCTATGTGATAGTTTTTTCTTTTGGTTCAGTGTGCCACATCTCCTTTCATCATTATAGAAGCAATTCTTCCTTTTAGTCAATACCTAGGAAGTTCTAGTTTGTTAGTGTCCaaatgttgtactcaacattCTCCTTTTTTAACTTTGCTTTTCTTGATTTAATTTAAAGCTTGGCCCTCTCAACTCACAAGTTATATCATCTACTCTCTCGTATCCCTCCCCTGGAAGGTTCAGATGGCAAATCAGAATATGATATGTGGAATGGTGCAGGTTAGTAACTTAACCAATTGTTGAATCCTGACTTAGAGCTTCATCTGTATTTGACATCTGCTTCTGATATATGGAAGAATGTTTGTCCTAGCAAATTTCACAACTCATCttcacaaatgttgtttttgctaATTATTGTTGTTCAATCACTTCTTGCGaacaaataattttttgtaaGTTTTTGCCAATGTATGTCAACTGTTATTATGGATTGAAAAGATTCGAAAAGGTTAAATCTTTGATGATTCCACCATCTATGATTGAGTTGCGAAAATTTCTGGATAGGTATCCTACATCTGAACCGAATTCGGGTATTTgcaatttttgtttttgctttatATAGTTTCCGAAGTAAGTCGGTCTGAAGACCATATAAAGGGTGGGGGTTGTGATGGGTTGACGATCAGGGTAAAACAATCTAATTATGATGAATCCTCTGAATAGAATATATGGGTCTAATAAACCAAAATGGACAATAGCGGATTTACATGGTAGACCCCAACTTGTTTGAGTTTGAGGTATTTTTGTTTGGTTGCATTTTGAGTGTACGCGCTTTTAGCCCCCTGTTTTATAAAAGGTGCTTCTTTTATCACGTGTCTACATAATGCATCTGTTCTATTGGCTTTATGGGAAATAGCAGTCTCAGTAGGGTTTCATCGAAAAAGGTAGTAGCAATCCTCGTCAAATATTGGTATTTGAACTCCCAATAGATTGAAAAGGATAAAATGAGTCTTGATTGTCCAAAAGAATTTTGTTACGAGAAGTAGTTGAAGGAGAAGAACAAACAACCATTTCAGCTTGGTCTTTGTggtatttcaatttttttctgGGTTTAATTCCGTTTGTTGTCTAGGAGGTGCGAACGGCTGACTTTGGTAGGTATGttaagaggtagagggcggcctaagaagtattggggagaggtgatcaggcaggacatggcgtggCTTCagattaccgaggacatgacccttgataggaagctgtggagatcgagcattaaggttgtaggttaggaggtagttgagcatGTTTCTACTTCGTACTAGAGTGCGGCTAGTCTGATAGGATTTTGTCTTAGACTGTCAGTGGTCAATGTTGTGTTCACACTATTCTTCCGTTTTTCATAGTGTCGGGTCTTATTTATTGGTTATTGTTTtgcttttcatctattttctggttcttGTGATGCTGTTATTTTTTCTATGGTTtctgttgatggtactgatatattgccTCTTTTCTCCTTCTTAAGCcgagagtctattggaaacatcttctctactccctcggggtagggataaggtctgcgtgcACACTACctttcccagaccccactagtgggattttactgggtcgtcATTGTTGTCTAGGATAATTGCTATACGTCCAAGCTTTCTCATCGGTAGTTGAAAGCAGAACTTTGGGAACTAGGAAGTTTGATGAGCCTCCTAATTAGAATCCTCTCTCTTATTAACCTAGCTACTAAAATCCAAAGCTCGTGGTTTGATGAAAGATCAAATCTTTCTAGATTAAATGCCTCACATTGTTTTCTTTGGGATAAGGTAAATAAATATACTAATGATGGGGAAATCCCATATAACAAGCTGTATTCTGAAAGGCAGAGAACCTGCACAAATGGCATcactttatatttttaataataccCGAATACATAGCTGCGATACGTATAATATGCATATATCACTctatttgattttgatttttgaaatatcCCTTAAGCAGGATTGTCCAATTTCAGTTTTAGCAGTTTTTTGTTTTTACCATTTCAGACCTAAAGCAAGCTGTTCGTATCATTTTCTTTGCAATGCTTGCAATATGTCCTATACTAAATGTTTGTGTCTTATTGCCTCTCTTTGCTGTGATCTTATATTTACGTGGATTTAGGTATATTTGCTGGGAAAGAGAATGACAAAGGACATAGCGGAAAGCAATGCAAGGATGAATCCTCTAATATCAAGGTATCTAGTGAAACACCTtgtgatatttaaaaaaaatgaagaaaaaaggaCATTTTCCTCTGTGTACCTCACATTGTTGGATTGTTCTGTAAGGACATCTGCTGATTCTTTGCGTTTTCATGCTAGCTAATGTTTTAAGTACTTTGTAATCTTCAGGTATCTCCAGCCAATATTGCAAAAAAGATGAAACTGAAATTTACTAAAGCCTGGATATCATTCCTTAGATTACCACTTCCAATTGATGTTTACAAAGAGGTAAATAAACAGTTCCATTGACTGGATATCCATTTTATCCGTTGGAACAAGGTCTTGTGCTTGTATTGTCTTTTGTACTTCTTATGATCTCTGCTCTTTCTCTTCTTATCCAGTATCTCTTGATTCAAGTTGTGGTAAGTGATGCTGTCATATTACACTTGATTTTGATTTGACCTTTAAAGTTTTACAGTGCAGAGCATGTTTAAGTGAAGACATAGATATTCGTCCTATGGCTAATAGTCCCTCTATATGATAGTTGCATATTTCATGAATGTATTTTTATCATGAAACTGTGCAAAGTTGTGAAATTTTATGTAAATATGGCTTTGAACAACCTCAACCAGCCTTTGATGGGGAAAAAATTATGGGACGGTGGAGTAAATCTATTTCACATTTAATTCTGCTTTAGATCCTCTAAAAGATTTGGTTGAAGTGGtagtaaaattttcatttttgcatCTGTAACTCCTTTGCTGGTACCATCTGCCATTCTTTTGTTTATAAGGTAATGAATTCTTGATTACTCCAAAGCAAGCTTTTGTGATTAAATTCTGTTTTTTACTCCTGAAACACGATGGTTATGACGATATCGCTTCTATAACATGCTCTTTCGCTTTCTGATCTCAGGTTCTGGTGAACCTTCATCAAATTGTTATTCCGTATCTGTCTAATCCTCTCATGTTGTGGTAATACGTTGTACTTTTTTCTTGTTCTTGTACTAATTCTATTCTTTCAGACTTGATAATCCTTGTTGAGTGACTGCAGTACCTTTTCATATGCAGTGATTTTTTAACACGGTCATATGATATTGGTGGGGTAGTCAGCGTGATGGCTCTTAGCAGCTTGTTTGTTCTCATGACACAACATGGTCTTGAATACCCCAACTTCTATGAAAAGCTTTATGCTCTATTGGAACCCTCCGTTTTTATGGCAAAGCATAGGGCTAAGTTCTTTCAGGTAATATCAAAAACTTTGCTTTCCCCTCTTTGTATTGGTTTACTCTTCGGACTATCAGACTATCAAATCTGTTTTGGGGGATTATAATTTATGCTTAGTAGGTTTTGGTTTAAGTGCTGATTGACTTAAGCTGCTATATATCTCCCATATGTAACATGAATTTCCCCCTGAGGGCAAGTGCTTTCGGCCGAAATAAAATGTATCTTTTGTTGTACACTTCCATGGAAGTGTTAATTACTGTCTACTTGTATGTGATGTTTTCCTGAAGAGTACAATTAACATGCAAGCAACCACAATCTCTCTTGGAAATGTTCTGCATATGCTACGTTTTCTGCATATGGTTTTAATTGGATAACTGTCATTTCTGTAGTTTGGGAAGTTGAAGTCTGCTCTTTCAGGTTCATAATGTTCATCGTAGTTTCGTCATTGCTTCTATCAAGTATGCATACTGAACTGATGTTATCAAGCAGAAAAAAGGGATATCTGAACTATGTGATATTTCGTGTATTGCTCATTGAAAATTCAGCTGATTCCTGAGCAATAAAATGTTCAGAAGCTGTCAGTACAACATCATTTACTCATCAAATAATTTACTTTATTGATCTTGATGGAAATATCTTTTTCAATATGCTGTAATATGGTAGATCTAGTTATTATGTTTATGGACACTAACTGCAAAATGTTACTTGCAGCTTCTTGATTCGTGCCTGAAATCACCACTTCTTCCTGCATATTTGGCGGCTGCTTTTTGTAAAAAACTCAGTCGGCTTTCGCTCGCGGTCCCTCCTTCAGGAGCATTAGTCATTGTTGCTCTACTTCATAATCTCTTAAGGAGACATCCTTCAATAAATTGCTTGGTGCACCAGGTAATGCTATGGGGTCTTGCCCTTTTTTCTGCTGAAGTCATTCTTTGAGATGTCGTATCTATGTGGGACAGTGAGGAGATAAGGTGAAACTTAGAGCCTGCTAGTTCGTGTGAACGACAAACTATTTAGTAGTGGAGTGAAACAGATCTAAGTAGAGCGGGATGGATGTACAACATTCATATAGTTGACcccaactagtttgggattgaggaGTAGTTATTTTTGTTGGATGACACTCAAAAGTGCAAATCATTTCTGGCTGGAAAATGTCATAGTAA is a genomic window containing:
- the LOC107820703 gene encoding protein NUCLEOLAR COMPLEX ASSOCIATED 4 gives rise to the protein MASSTLTKKQKKRDKYSLSELKTLGHQLLSSRAHVNNLPLLLSFITPTTRPQYALESLLSLQSFFIPLLPQLPSSSVSSSDSQNDPEFIYRIWVRSKFDDFVQSLLDIATCSQSDEALREVVLDTLMEFVKVGNGGKFHSAIYHRLLHIFVHSSLGDDDILPELLASKYFKYIDIRYFTYISMEKLSRTVEAIVISDDKNESPDTIDVDKPKSSLALSTHKLYHLLSRIPPLEGSDGKSEYDMWNGAGIFAGKENDKGHSGKQCKDESSNIKVSPANIAKKMKLKFTKAWISFLRLPLPIDVYKEVLVNLHQIVIPYLSNPLMLCDFLTRSYDIGGVVSVMALSSLFVLMTQHGLEYPNFYEKLYALLEPSVFMAKHRAKFFQLLDSCLKSPLLPAYLAAAFCKKLSRLSLAVPPSGALVIVALLHNLLRRHPSINCLVHQEDANETMKDITEAERETDDSIEDSSASREISNIKPGIDLFDDKQTDLLKANAMRSSLWEVDTLRHHYCPPVSRFVLSLENDLTIRAKTTEVAVKDFSSGSYATIFGDEIRRRVKQVPLAFYTATPTNLFSESDFPGWTFKLKDEDNTAVLDNTSKENGHISAKRSRVESS